One Babesia bovis T2Bo chromosome 4 map unlocalized Chr4_1, whole genome shotgun sequence genomic window carries:
- a CDS encoding MYND finger family protein, translating to MDTLGSILHKEFSYVHIPCDINSPIEVLKFKGSEDSFRKHLTNQFAKDKLLADEKHGFEKYLKSQYKETQEKAGSNNQTNVELSDDLLKSSLEVASITYQIIPLTLPSKKNGYIGINCYIDGIGRVKNLPTNARATKVCSTDIRGECYVSKTFDDEEEFRRMDLTLEDYNELFENPPDATGRWDSAEALSKMLDPQKSAALTQQPKKEIIPNNCENCKREESKDAPLKICSRCKKIKYCSVQCQKDDWKYHQRICNVK from the exons ATGGACACACTAGGATCCATTTTGCATAAAGAATTTTCATATGTGCACATCCCTTGTGACATCAACAGTCCAATAGAAGTGTTAAAATTCAAAGGCTCGGAAGACAGCTTCCGCAAGCATTTGACGAATCAATTTGCGAAAGATAAGCTACTAGCAGATGAGAAGCATGGATTTGAGAAATACCTGAAGTCACAGTACAAAGAAACTCAAGAGAAAGCTGGATCAAATAACCAGACAAATGTAGAACTCTCAGATGACTTGCTTAAAAGCTCTCTGGAAGTTGCATCGATTACATATCAG ATTATTCCGCTTACACTGCCATCCAAAAAAAACGGTTATATCGGCATCAATTGCTACATTGATGGAATAGGTCGTGTTAAAAATCTTCCTACAAACGCTAGGGCTACGAAAGTATGCTCCACAG ATATCCGTGGAGAATGCTACGTCTCGAAGACATTcgatgatgaagaagaatTCAGACGCATGGACCTTACACTAGAAGACTATAATGAGCTTTTTGAAAACCCTCCGGATGCAACAGGGAGGTGGGATAGCGCAGAGGCTCTCTCTAAGATGCTAGATCCACAAAAAAGTGCTGCATTAACTCAACAACCTAAAAAGGAAATAATACCGAATAATTGTGAAAATTGTAAAAGG GAGGAAAGTAAAGATGCGCCATTAAAAATATGCTCCAGATGCAAAAAGATTAAATATTGCTCCGTCCAATGCCAAAAGGATGACTGGAAATATCATCAACGTATATGTAACGTTAAATAG